One genomic window of Manihot esculenta cultivar AM560-2 chromosome 16, M.esculenta_v8, whole genome shotgun sequence includes the following:
- the LOC110603163 gene encoding putative GATA transcription factor 22 — protein sequence MTPVYHSSFSPFLIDLNEDQQHNQFFCSKSTEEASSSSSLSYPVLINPSQEDAGFYHGEFHQPLIRHQEQAGGSWDHPQLKNENENGFKFSVCKEEDRNEDQRENSSVKWMSSKMRLMRKMMSSDQIVSSTPETSMTKFEDEKAGSSPSQDDNRSQNFSSNSNNTIRVCADCNTTKTPLWRSGPRGPKSLCNACGIRQRKARRAMAAAQASANGTIFGPEIAAMKTKVQTKERKPSNSHLPFKKRCKFTAQVRGRKKLCFEDLSIILSKNSAFHQQVFPQDEKEAAILLMALSYGLVHG from the exons ATGACTCCTGTTTatcattcttctttttctccttttctcATAGACCTTAATGAAGACCAACAACACAACCAATTCTTCTGTTCTAAATCTACAGAAGAggcttcttcatcttcttctttatcCTACCCAGTTCTCATCAACccatctcaagaagatgcaggTTTTTACCATGGGGAATTCCACCAGCCATTAATACGGCATCAAGAACAG GCTGGTGGGTCATGGGATCATCCACAACTTAAGAACGAGAACGAGAATGGGTTCAAATTTTCTGTTTGCAAGGAAGAAGACAGAAATGAAGATCAACGAGAAAACAGTTCAGTTAAGTGGATGTCTTCAAAGATGAGGTtgatgaggaagatgatgaGCTCGGATCAAATAGTTTCCAGTACACCAGAGACTTCTATGACGAAGTTTGAAGATGAAAAAGCCGGATCATCTCCTTCACAAGATGATAATAGAAGCCAAAATTTCTCTAGCAACAGTAACAACACAATTAGGGTTTGTGCTGACTGTAACACAACTAAGACCCCTCTTTGGAGGAGTGGACCACGAGGTCCTAAG TCACTTTGCAACGCCTGTGGAATCCGGCAAAGGAAGGCGAGAAGAGCCATGGCTGCAGCTCAAGCAAGTGCAAATGGCACAATTTTTGGTCCTGAGATAGCAGCCATGAAGACCAAAGTGCAAACTAAAGAGAGAAAACCAAGCAACAGTCATCTTCCATTCAAGAAAAGGTGCAAATTTACAGCGCAAGTTCGAGGAAGAAAGAAACTTTGTTTTGAGGACTTATCAATAATCTTGAGCAAGAATTCAGCTTTTCATCAACAAGTTTTCCCTCAAGATGAGAAGGAAGCAGCAATCTTACTTATGGCTCTATCTTATGGTCTTGTTCATGGTTGA